One window of the Acinonyx jubatus isolate Ajub_Pintada_27869175 chromosome A2, VMU_Ajub_asm_v1.0, whole genome shotgun sequence genome contains the following:
- the CAV3 gene encoding caveolin-3, with product MMAEEHTDLEAQIVKDIHCKEIDLVNRDPKNINEDIVKVDFEDVIAEPVGTYSFDGVWKVSYTTFTVSKYWCYRLLSTLLGVPLALLWGFLFACISFCHIWAVVPCIKSYLIEIQCISHIYSLCIRTFCNPLFAALGQICSNIKVMLRKEV from the exons ATGATGGCCGAAGAGCACACAGACCTGGAGGCCCAGATTGTCAAGGACATCCACTGCAAGGAGATCGACCTGGTGAACCGAGACCCCAAGAACATTAACGAGGACATAGTGAAG GTGGATTTTGAAGACGTGATCGCGGAGCCCGTGGGCACCTACAGCTTCGACGGAGTGTGGAAGGTGAGCTACACCACCTTCACTGTCTCCAAGTACTGGTGCTACCGCCTGCTGTCCACGCTGCTGGGAGTCCCACTGGCCCTGCTCTGGGGCTTCCTGTTCGCCTGCATCTCCTTCTGCCACATCTGGGCGGTGGTGCCGTGCATCAAGAGCTACCTGATCGAGATCCAGTGCATCAGCCACATCTACTCCCTCTGCATCCGTACCTTCTGCAACCCGCTCTTTGCCGCCCTGGGCCAGATCTGCAGCAACATCAAGGTGATGCTGCGGAAGGAAGTGTGA